A region from the Lolium perenne isolate Kyuss_39 chromosome 4, Kyuss_2.0, whole genome shotgun sequence genome encodes:
- the LOC127295832 gene encoding ubiquitin-ribosomal protein eL40z fusion protein, whose protein sequence is MQIFVKTVTGETLTLEVESSDTVDSIKAKIQEKEGIIATSDDDDDDEEDNEEDNEVQIQLPSLVFAGKQLDEEEGRTLADYGICKGSTLHLALGLRGGFRGGYAYCMEPGLRDLALSYNENKLVCRKCYARLSPRSTNCRKKKCGRSSDLRKKKPFGRHRW, encoded by the exons ATGCAGATATTCGTGAAGACGGTCACCGGGGAGACTCTCACGCTCGAGGTGGAGAGCAGCGACACGGTCGACAGCATCAAGGCCAAGATCCAGGAGAAGGAAGGAATCATCGCCACctctgacgacgacgacgacgacgaggaagacaACGAGGAAGACAACGAGGTCCAGATCCAGCTACCGTCTCTCGTCTTCGCCGGGAAGCAGCTAGATGAGGAGGAGGGCCGAACCCTGGCCGACTACGGCATCTGCAAGGGATCGACGCTGCACCTCGCGCTCGGCCTCCGCGGCGGCTTCCGGGGCGGCTACGCGTATTGCATGGAGCCCGGCCTCCGAGATCTTGCGCTCAGCTATAACGAGAACAAGCTGGTCTGCCGCAA GTGCTATGCACGCCTTTCTCCGAGGTCTACCAACTGCCGCAAGAAGAAATGCGGCCGCAGCAGCGAC CTGAGGAAGAAGAAACCGTTTGGACGACATCGTTGGTGA